The following proteins are encoded in a genomic region of Thermococcus pacificus:
- a CDS encoding DNA-directed DNA polymerase II small subunit: MGLVEDLLANRYLITPSAYYLLSDYYKKDFTLAELIKFAKTRGTFVIDSSMAEEFLRGKGILSSGVPLEVSAYEPGDSGEELSEELPSEGEESTYMSHVDVSAPVPPDVGETPVLEPQSESRDKTSISTGTAPESAAVVASSNNLEEETPDFSEGGSFVSTGTIEAEAPTEPSPDETAPNRDMTMEAAGETLPVESEGYAEEASEDVGGLESTAFEQSTPEPESPSEIPVTEATVENGNGYSNGNGNGYADDEEYYENGNGVKPKIIYGDYGIPIAYAAEEVPEEEKNYSVYSDVVIVPKEGFHYRAKEIPDEWEIAFDVKNVKFEVPKVKSAASKEGEIIIKVYSDYFRSRLRKMRRILRENPELGSVIDIGKLSYVRGEDEVTIIGLINNKRETAKGYMFEVEDNTGVIKVFINRNNSESKKFFQIMPDAVVAFRGRYSGRGIFFADKIFLPDVPKFKRTKPPLEEKVYAVLLSDIHVGSNKFCERAFEKFLEWLNGEVNNRKEEELVSRIKYMILAGDVVDGIGIYPGQYNELEIPDIFDQYEALYNLLRNVPDHITMFIGPGNHDAARTALPQPGFYDEYARPLKKLKNAVMISNPAVVRLHGRDFLITHGRGIEDVVSFIPNRSHHRPAEAMLDLLKLRHLAPTFGEKVPIAPDPEDTLVIESVPDLFQAGHVHVMEYRMYNGVFLINSGTWQAQTEFQKMVNIVPTPARVPIIDVETARLRAVVSFDQFCEGV, translated from the coding sequence ATGGGGCTCGTTGAGGATTTGCTCGCCAACCGTTATCTAATAACACCCTCAGCTTACTATCTTCTCTCCGATTACTACAAAAAGGACTTCACGCTCGCCGAGCTGATAAAGTTCGCCAAGACCCGGGGGACCTTCGTTATAGACTCGTCGATGGCCGAGGAGTTCCTCAGGGGGAAGGGTATACTTTCCTCCGGAGTTCCACTCGAAGTGAGTGCTTACGAGCCCGGCGATTCTGGGGAGGAACTCTCTGAGGAACTGCCCTCTGAAGGTGAAGAAAGCACATATATGTCCCATGTTGATGTTTCCGCCCCTGTTCCGCCAGATGTCGGCGAAACGCCGGTTCTGGAGCCTCAATCGGAGTCACGTGATAAAACCTCTATTTCCACTGGAACTGCCCCCGAAAGCGCCGCTGTGGTGGCTTCTTCTAATAATTTGGAGGAAGAAACTCCCGACTTTTCTGAGGGGGGGAGTTTTGTTTCCACTGGAACCATTGAGGCGGAGGCACCCACAGAGCCGTCTCCTGACGAAACTGCCCCCAATAGGGACATGACGATGGAGGCGGCTGGCGAAACCCTTCCAGTGGAAAGTGAGGGATATGCGGAAGAAGCGTCGGAAGACGTCGGCGGGCTTGAATCTACCGCCTTTGAGCAGTCCACACCCGAACCGGAATCCCCGTCCGAGATTCCAGTAACTGAAGCCACCGTGGAAAACGGCAATGGGTATTCCAACGGGAACGGCAACGGCTACGCCGACGACGAGGAGTACTACGAGAACGGCAACGGGGTGAAGCCGAAGATAATCTACGGCGACTATGGGATTCCGATAGCTTACGCCGCTGAGGAAGTTCCTGAGGAGGAAAAGAACTACTCGGTCTACAGCGACGTCGTAATAGTCCCCAAGGAGGGCTTCCATTACAGGGCGAAGGAGATACCGGACGAGTGGGAAATAGCTTTTGACGTCAAGAACGTCAAATTCGAGGTTCCCAAGGTCAAGAGCGCGGCCAGCAAAGAAGGTGAGATTATAATCAAGGTCTACTCCGACTACTTCAGGAGCAGGCTCAGGAAGATGAGGCGTATTCTGCGCGAGAACCCCGAGCTGGGGAGTGTCATAGACATAGGGAAGCTGAGCTACGTCCGCGGCGAGGACGAGGTTACGATAATCGGCCTCATCAACAACAAGCGCGAGACTGCCAAGGGCTACATGTTTGAGGTCGAGGACAACACGGGGGTAATCAAGGTTTTCATAAACCGGAACAACTCCGAGAGTAAGAAGTTCTTCCAGATAATGCCCGACGCTGTGGTCGCCTTCCGCGGTCGCTACTCAGGCAGGGGCATATTCTTCGCCGACAAGATTTTCCTCCCCGATGTTCCGAAGTTCAAGCGCACGAAGCCCCCTCTTGAGGAGAAGGTTTACGCCGTTCTCCTCAGCGACATCCACGTGGGCAGCAACAAGTTCTGCGAGAGGGCCTTCGAGAAGTTCCTCGAGTGGCTCAACGGAGAGGTCAACAACAGGAAAGAAGAAGAGCTGGTGAGCAGGATAAAGTATATGATACTCGCCGGCGACGTCGTTGACGGAATTGGCATCTACCCCGGCCAGTACAATGAGCTGGAAATCCCCGACATCTTCGACCAGTACGAGGCCCTCTACAACCTGCTCAGGAACGTCCCGGACCACATAACGATGTTCATCGGCCCCGGAAACCACGACGCGGCCAGGACGGCCCTTCCTCAGCCAGGTTTCTACGACGAGTATGCCCGGCCACTCAAGAAGCTCAAGAACGCGGTCATGATAAGCAATCCCGCCGTCGTGAGGCTCCACGGCAGGGACTTCCTCATCACCCATGGGCGTGGAATAGAAGACGTCGTCAGCTTCATCCCCAACAGGAGCCACCACAGGCCAGCCGAGGCGATGCTCGACCTCCTCAAGCTCCGCCACCTGGCACCGACCTTCGGCGAGAAGGTTCCGATTGCACCTGACCCTGAGGATACGCTTGTCATAGAGTCCGTTCCGGACCTTTTCCAGGCCGGTCACGTCCACGTTATGGAATATAGGATGTACAACGGTGTCTTCCTGATAAACAGCGGCACCTGGCAGGCCCAGACCGAGTTCCAGAAGATGGTGAACATAGTCCCTACCCCGGCGAGGGTTCCGATAATAGACGTTGAGACCGCCCGCCTGAGGGCGGTTGTGAGCTTCGACCAGTTCTGCGAGGGTGTGTGA
- a CDS encoding ORC1-type DNA replication protein produces MDDNYLDSIFEKYLHAKKIFKNKEVLRHSYTPKELPHRREQIEELAHILVPVLRGETPSNVFVYGKTGTGKTVTIKFVTEELKKISHKYEIPVDVIYINCEIVDTQYRVLANIVNYFKHESGVEVPLVGWPTDEVYAKLKEVIDARERFVIIVLDEIDKLIKKSGDDILYSLTRINTELSLAKVSIIGISNDLKFKEYLDARVLSSLSEEEVVFPPYDANQLRDILMQRAKDAFNEGVLDEGVVPLCAALAAREHGDARRALDLLRVAGEIAEREGASKVTERHVWKAQEKIEQDTMEEVIKTLPLHSKVLLYAIVLLDENGELPANTGDVYSVYKSLCDHIDLEPLTQRRVSDLINELDMLGIINAKVVSKGRYGRTKEIRLNVTPYKVKNIYRHDPQLQTVLTISMSRQRRLL; encoded by the coding sequence ATGGATGACAATTACCTGGATTCAATCTTCGAGAAGTACCTTCACGCTAAGAAGATCTTTAAGAACAAGGAGGTTCTTAGACACAGTTATACTCCTAAGGAACTGCCCCACAGGCGCGAGCAGATAGAGGAGCTCGCCCATATCCTCGTCCCAGTTCTGCGTGGTGAAACTCCTTCGAACGTGTTCGTTTACGGGAAAACCGGCACAGGAAAGACAGTTACCATAAAGTTCGTTACCGAAGAGCTCAAGAAAATCTCTCATAAGTATGAGATTCCCGTTGATGTCATCTATATCAACTGTGAGATAGTGGATACACAGTATCGAGTCTTAGCTAACATCGTCAATTACTTCAAGCATGAGAGCGGGGTCGAGGTTCCCCTAGTGGGATGGCCCACTGACGAAGTTTACGCCAAGCTCAAGGAGGTGATAGATGCCAGGGAGCGCTTCGTCATAATAGTCCTCGACGAGATAGACAAGCTCATCAAAAAGAGCGGCGATGACATCCTCTACTCTCTCACGAGGATAAACACTGAGCTGAGCCTCGCCAAGGTCAGCATAATCGGCATATCAAACGACCTCAAGTTTAAGGAGTACCTCGATGCGCGCGTTCTCTCCAGTTTAAGCGAGGAAGAGGTCGTCTTCCCGCCTTACGACGCCAACCAGCTCCGTGACATCCTCATGCAGCGTGCCAAGGATGCCTTTAACGAGGGTGTCCTCGACGAGGGCGTCGTCCCCCTCTGTGCCGCCCTCGCTGCCAGGGAGCACGGCGACGCGAGGCGCGCTTTAGACTTGCTACGCGTCGCCGGCGAGATTGCCGAGCGTGAGGGGGCCAGCAAGGTAACTGAGAGGCACGTCTGGAAGGCCCAGGAGAAGATAGAGCAGGACACCATGGAGGAGGTCATAAAGACGCTCCCGCTACATTCAAAGGTTCTCCTCTACGCGATAGTCCTGCTTGATGAGAACGGCGAGCTTCCCGCCAACACCGGCGACGTTTATTCGGTTTACAAGTCCCTCTGCGACCACATTGATCTGGAGCCCCTCACCCAGAGGCGCGTCAGCGACCTCATCAACGAGCTCGACATGCTCGGCATCATCAACGCTAAGGTCGTCAGCAAAGGGCGCTATGGAAGAACCAAGGAGATTCGCCTGAACGTAACACCTTATAAGGTCAAGAACATATACCGCCATGATCCCCAGCTCCAGACCGTGCTCACAATAAGTATGTCCCGCCAGAGGAGGCTGCTCTAA
- a CDS encoding DNA-binding protein produces MDDVEAKVLEWLKNGNDTAQDIVDLPWALQEVQPNTYLAEHPRMPFSLMVVFSEGFVHLIVPLGLDTFSMSNNEKLKVYHTLLRLNDQVNMMKFTLSGMNDEVYLRVDLDKKTLGKEEFNDALTALLIGLLSSVSALGLEEAFEQEVFDRIVGMVVERMQNGASREELMRFLTIKVGMSVEDATALLEEVFKAKRSMEGSGDDVGYF; encoded by the coding sequence ATGGATGATGTAGAGGCCAAAGTCCTCGAGTGGCTTAAGAATGGAAACGACACCGCCCAGGATATAGTGGATCTCCCGTGGGCCCTACAGGAGGTTCAGCCGAACACGTATTTGGCGGAACATCCGCGAATGCCTTTCTCATTGATGGTGGTGTTCTCTGAGGGCTTCGTTCATTTGATAGTGCCCCTTGGACTGGACACATTCTCCATGTCGAACAATGAGAAGCTCAAGGTTTACCACACCCTCCTGCGCCTCAACGACCAGGTCAACATGATGAAATTCACCCTCTCTGGCATGAATGACGAGGTTTACCTTCGCGTGGACCTGGATAAGAAGACGCTTGGAAAGGAAGAGTTCAACGATGCACTCACGGCACTTTTGATAGGTCTTCTGTCCTCCGTATCCGCTCTGGGCCTGGAGGAAGCGTTCGAGCAGGAAGTTTTCGATCGCATCGTGGGGATGGTGGTTGAAAGGATGCAGAATGGTGCGAGCAGGGAAGAGCTGATGAGGTTCCTGACCATCAAAGTTGGCATGAGCGTTGAAGACGCCACTGCTCTTCTCGAGGAGGTGTTCAAGGCGAAGCGCTCGATGGAAGGTTCTGGGGATGACGTGGGGTACTTCTAA
- a CDS encoding potassium channel family protein, producing the protein MIPIPIVWRLLRVRIKVRRNRLVQIALAVLLLALGFAILFAHFEGVDFYTAFYWAIITMATIGYGDITPQTGAGRAVAMVAAVAGISTFTALVSVLAEYFISSSLRRMMGMHRVKYSGHYVVIGQGSSIESCVNELLLAISSGDAEPRPIVVVFPSEEERKKVELPEEVEVLVGDPTNQETLERAHVKDASHVILALEDDSKSVFATLMIKRMSSAKVLVEALKAESVELLRQAGADRVILSRSFAGRLLASSIFEPEVVDVIDDLTTALGRYDISVILKRDLWGMSYVEALRKLRSDCGCFLLGYYTDQPVLNPSLDEAIPEGARLIVIKPAVSTGND; encoded by the coding sequence ATGATACCCATACCCATCGTCTGGAGGTTGCTCCGGGTCAGGATTAAAGTCCGGAGAAACAGGCTGGTTCAAATAGCCCTCGCCGTTCTGCTGCTGGCCCTCGGGTTTGCCATTCTCTTTGCGCACTTTGAGGGTGTAGACTTTTACACTGCTTTTTACTGGGCCATAATCACCATGGCAACGATAGGCTATGGCGACATAACCCCCCAAACAGGAGCTGGGCGGGCCGTGGCAATGGTGGCGGCCGTGGCGGGCATCTCCACCTTCACCGCCCTCGTTTCTGTTCTTGCCGAATACTTCATATCTTCATCGCTTAGGAGGATGATGGGAATGCACCGCGTTAAATACTCCGGCCACTATGTTGTGATCGGGCAGGGCAGTAGCATCGAGAGCTGCGTGAACGAGCTCCTTCTGGCGATTTCCAGTGGAGACGCCGAGCCAAGGCCGATAGTGGTCGTCTTTCCGAGCGAGGAGGAGCGCAAGAAGGTAGAGCTTCCAGAGGAAGTGGAGGTTCTCGTGGGCGACCCGACCAACCAGGAGACGCTGGAACGCGCCCACGTAAAGGATGCATCACATGTTATCCTCGCCCTTGAGGATGACTCTAAGTCCGTGTTCGCAACTCTGATGATAAAGCGCATGTCCAGCGCCAAGGTTCTCGTCGAGGCCCTCAAGGCGGAGAGCGTTGAGCTTCTCCGGCAGGCTGGGGCAGACAGGGTGATACTCAGCAGGAGCTTTGCAGGTAGGCTTCTCGCGAGCTCGATCTTCGAGCCAGAGGTGGTTGACGTTATCGACGACCTCACGACCGCCCTTGGCCGCTACGACATCTCGGTTATTTTGAAACGGGACCTCTGGGGGATGAGCTACGTGGAGGCCCTGCGGAAACTCCGGTCTGATTGCGGCTGTTTCCTGCTGGGCTACTACACAGACCAACCCGTCCTCAATCCTTCGCTGGATGAGGCGATCCCGGAGGGTGCTAGGCTGATAGTCATCAAGCCCGCAGTTTCCACTGGAAATGATTGA
- the radA gene encoding DNA repair and recombination protein RadA — translation MARKTKAEDEIKELEEFEELEVVEESTSSSTTKKKEKEIKTLEDLPGVGPATAEKLREAGYDSIEAIAVASPMELKEIAGISEGAALKIIQAAREAANIGTFMRADEYMEKRSTVGRISTGSKSLDKLIGGGVETQAVTEVFGEFGSGKTQLAHTLAVMVQKPPEEGGLSGSVIWIDTENTFRPERIRQIAEARGLDPDEALKNIYVARAFNSNHQMLLVEKAEEIIKEKAETDRPVKLLVVDSLMAHFRSEYVGRGTLAERQQKLAKHLADLHRLADLYDIAVFVTNQVQAKPDAFFGDPTRPVGGHILAHSATLRIYLRKGKAGKRVARLIDSPHLPEGEAIFRITEKGAED, via the coding sequence ATGGCGAGGAAGACGAAAGCTGAGGATGAAATAAAAGAGCTCGAGGAGTTTGAGGAACTGGAGGTCGTTGAGGAGTCCACTTCAAGCTCAACCACGAAAAAGAAAGAGAAGGAGATTAAAACTCTCGAAGACCTGCCAGGCGTCGGTCCGGCTACTGCGGAGAAGCTCCGAGAGGCTGGCTATGACAGCATCGAGGCCATAGCCGTTGCCTCCCCCATGGAACTCAAGGAGATAGCGGGTATAAGCGAGGGCGCCGCACTGAAGATAATCCAGGCCGCAAGGGAAGCGGCCAACATAGGGACCTTCATGCGTGCCGACGAGTACATGGAGAAGAGAAGCACCGTCGGCAGGATTTCCACTGGAAGCAAGAGCCTCGACAAGCTCATCGGCGGCGGCGTCGAGACCCAGGCGGTAACGGAGGTCTTCGGAGAGTTTGGAAGCGGAAAGACCCAGCTCGCCCACACCTTAGCTGTCATGGTTCAGAAGCCGCCGGAGGAGGGTGGACTCAGCGGGTCAGTCATCTGGATTGACACTGAAAACACCTTCAGGCCGGAGAGGATAAGACAGATAGCCGAGGCCCGCGGTCTGGATCCGGACGAGGCTTTGAAGAACATCTATGTGGCGAGGGCCTTCAACAGCAACCACCAGATGCTCCTAGTGGAGAAGGCCGAGGAGATTATCAAGGAGAAAGCCGAGACAGACAGGCCTGTAAAGCTCTTGGTGGTTGACTCACTCATGGCCCACTTCAGGAGCGAGTACGTCGGTAGGGGAACGCTCGCTGAGAGGCAGCAGAAGCTGGCCAAGCACCTTGCTGACCTTCACCGCCTTGCTGACCTCTACGACATAGCGGTCTTCGTCACCAACCAGGTTCAGGCAAAGCCGGACGCTTTCTTCGGCGACCCGACGAGGCCCGTTGGAGGCCACATCTTAGCGCACAGTGCCACGCTCAGGATATACCTGAGGAAGGGCAAAGCCGGGAAGAGGGTTGCGAGGCTCATAGACAGCCCGCACCTGCCTGAGGGCGAGGCGATATTCAGGATAACTGAGAAAGGTGCTGAGGACTGA
- the nucS gene encoding endonuclease NucS gives MPKVEFKANPSPEEIKLLVDSAISSEGMLTIFARCKVHYDGRAKSELGSGDRVIIVKPDGSFLIHQNRKREPVNWQPPGSFVTLEERDGTLVLRSVRRKPKEILEVELDEVYLVSVFRAEDYEELALTGSEAEMAEMIFENPELIEPGFKPLFREKDIGHGIVDILGRDESGNLVVLELKRRKADLHAVSQLKRYVEALKKEHPDVRGILVAPSLTSGAKKLLQKEGLEFKKVEPPKRDRSGRGRQTTLL, from the coding sequence ATGCCCAAGGTTGAGTTTAAGGCCAATCCGTCTCCAGAGGAAATAAAGCTCCTGGTTGACTCGGCGATTTCATCCGAGGGTATGCTGACAATCTTCGCCCGCTGTAAGGTTCACTACGACGGCAGGGCTAAGAGCGAGCTCGGTTCGGGGGACAGGGTCATAATAGTTAAGCCTGACGGCTCCTTTCTAATCCACCAGAACCGGAAGAGGGAGCCCGTGAACTGGCAGCCGCCGGGGAGCTTTGTTACCCTCGAGGAGCGGGACGGTACCCTGGTTCTCCGCTCCGTCAGGAGGAAGCCCAAGGAGATTCTTGAGGTGGAACTTGATGAGGTCTACCTCGTCTCGGTCTTCAGGGCAGAGGACTACGAGGAGCTGGCCCTTACGGGGAGCGAGGCGGAGATGGCCGAGATGATATTCGAGAACCCTGAGCTCATAGAGCCGGGCTTTAAGCCCCTCTTCCGCGAGAAGGACATCGGGCACGGTATAGTCGACATCCTTGGCAGGGATGAAAGCGGAAACCTCGTGGTTCTCGAGCTCAAGCGCAGGAAGGCCGACCTCCACGCCGTCAGCCAGCTCAAGCGCTACGTCGAGGCGCTGAAAAAAGAGCACCCGGACGTGAGGGGAATCCTCGTGGCGCCTTCACTCACCTCGGGGGCGAAGAAGCTCCTCCAGAAGGAGGGGCTGGAGTTCAAAAAGGTTGAACCTCCAAAGAGGGATAGGTCTGGAAGGGGCAGGCAGACAACCCTCCTTTAG
- a CDS encoding DUF473 domain-containing protein, with protein MEAVVLAGMARRVLDELMRNPYRTIELRSARNVLAVEEALERAMRLFLTYDPFSDVDVGTEGLLAELLGAEKLETRVPWEESDEREVTVCRAKVKLVGLGRVVEVENKKGLLIVRIRELIPQEMGMG; from the coding sequence ATGGAGGCGGTCGTTCTCGCCGGCATGGCCCGGCGCGTCCTCGACGAACTCATGAGGAACCCCTACAGAACCATTGAGCTCAGGAGTGCAAGGAACGTTCTCGCCGTCGAGGAAGCCCTCGAAAGGGCCATGAGACTCTTCCTGACCTACGACCCATTCAGCGACGTTGATGTGGGCACGGAAGGCCTCTTAGCGGAGCTTCTCGGAGCGGAGAAGCTGGAGACAAGGGTTCCCTGGGAAGAGAGCGATGAGAGGGAAGTTACCGTCTGCAGGGCAAAGGTCAAGCTCGTCGGCCTTGGCAGGGTGGTAGAGGTTGAGAACAAGAAAGGCCTGCTCATAGTCCGCATCCGCGAACTCATACCGCAGGAGATGGGGATGGGCTAA
- a CDS encoding proteasome assembly chaperone family protein encodes MENDKPVEIVLPEVKNPILIEGYPGVGLVGHIAANFLAKELKMDMIGYVESPFIPPMAMILEGKPNPPLRFYGKDNLIVAIADIYIPPTLVNEIARELVKYLKEMDAGKVVSMGGIGIGFFKEQMDVWGVGAREELNKELEENGVKILQYGSIMGMSGRLLWEASRNNLDAYVLLGETFGDRPDPRAAANVIEALKKLVPLEVSTEPLLQEARAIEEQLRRMHEQMEQARKKAQQQYESIYL; translated from the coding sequence ATGGAGAACGACAAGCCAGTCGAGATAGTTCTACCCGAAGTGAAGAACCCCATCCTGATAGAAGGCTACCCTGGCGTCGGCCTCGTGGGACACATAGCGGCGAACTTCCTCGCCAAGGAGCTCAAGATGGACATGATAGGCTACGTCGAGAGCCCCTTCATCCCGCCGATGGCAATGATCCTCGAAGGGAAGCCGAACCCTCCGCTCCGCTTCTACGGGAAGGACAACCTGATAGTGGCCATCGCGGACATCTACATCCCACCAACTCTCGTGAACGAGATAGCGAGGGAGCTCGTTAAATACCTCAAGGAAATGGACGCAGGTAAGGTCGTCTCGATGGGCGGCATAGGAATCGGCTTCTTCAAGGAGCAGATGGATGTCTGGGGCGTTGGGGCAAGGGAAGAGCTCAACAAAGAACTCGAAGAGAACGGGGTTAAGATACTCCAGTACGGCTCAATAATGGGCATGAGCGGAAGGCTCCTCTGGGAGGCGAGCAGGAACAATTTAGATGCTTACGTCCTCCTCGGAGAGACCTTCGGCGACAGACCGGATCCGAGGGCGGCCGCCAACGTCATTGAGGCACTGAAAAAGCTCGTTCCGCTGGAGGTCTCGACGGAGCCGCTCCTCCAGGAGGCGAGGGCAATAGAAGAGCAACTCAGGAGAATGCACGAGCAGATGGAGCAGGCCAGAAAGAAGGCCCAGCAGCAGTACGAGAGCATCTACCTGTGA
- a CDS encoding S-methyl-5'-thioadenosine phosphorylase — protein MVKIGIIGGSGVYGVFEPKETVKVHTPYGRPSAPVEIGEIEGVEVAFIPRHGKNHEFPPHEVPYRANIWALHELGVERVIGVTAVGSLREEYKPGDIVITDQFIDFTKKRDYTFYNGPRVAHVSMADPFCPEMRKIFYETAKELGFPVHEKGTYVCIEGPRFSTRAESFMFRQYAHIIGMTLVPEINLARELGMCYANIATVTDYDVWADKPVDAQEVLKVMAENNYKVQELLKKAIPRIPEERKCGCADVLKSMFV, from the coding sequence ATGGTGAAGATCGGTATCATCGGCGGTTCCGGTGTTTACGGCGTCTTCGAGCCGAAGGAAACGGTAAAGGTTCACACCCCCTACGGCAGGCCTTCGGCTCCGGTGGAAATAGGCGAAATCGAGGGCGTTGAAGTTGCCTTCATCCCGAGGCACGGGAAGAACCACGAGTTCCCACCCCACGAGGTTCCCTACAGGGCAAACATCTGGGCGCTCCACGAGCTCGGCGTTGAGAGGGTTATAGGCGTTACAGCCGTCGGCTCTCTCCGCGAGGAGTACAAACCGGGCGACATCGTCATAACAGACCAGTTCATCGACTTCACGAAGAAGCGCGACTACACCTTCTACAACGGGCCAAGGGTTGCTCACGTTAGCATGGCCGACCCATTCTGCCCCGAGATGAGGAAGATCTTTTATGAGACAGCCAAGGAGCTGGGCTTCCCCGTTCACGAGAAGGGCACCTACGTATGTATTGAAGGCCCGCGCTTCTCGACGAGGGCCGAGAGCTTCATGTTCAGGCAGTACGCCCACATAATCGGGATGACCCTCGTCCCGGAGATAAACCTCGCTCGCGAGCTGGGAATGTGCTACGCAAACATCGCCACCGTTACCGACTACGACGTCTGGGCCGACAAGCCGGTGGATGCGCAGGAAGTGCTCAAGGTCATGGCCGAGAACAACTACAAGGTTCAGGAATTGCTCAAGAAGGCCATTCCGCGCATTCCTGAGGAGAGGAAGTGTGGCTGTGCCGACGTGCTGAAGAGCATGTTCGTCTGA
- a CDS encoding amidohydrolase family protein, protein MSVLIRNGHVIYGEDFEIVKADVLIEGNRIAKVAKGINEGADTVIDAKGRVVSPAFVNLHTHSPMGLFRGLADDLPLMDWLQNHIWPREAKLTREYTKVGAYLGALEMIKSGTGTFLDMYFFMDAVAEVVEESGLRGYLSYGMIDLGDPEKTEKELKEALRTMEFIEKLNSDRVQFVFGPHAPYTCSIALLKEVRRLASEHNKLITIHVSETMAEIGQITERYGKSPVVLLDDIGFLGRDVIIAHGVWLDSRDIQILARNGVTVAHNPGSNMKLASGVMPLQKLLNAGVNIGLGTDGAASNNNLDMLDEMKLAALLHKVHNLDPTVADAETVFRMATLNGAKALGINAGAIKEGYLADIAIIDFNQPHLRPVNNVISHLVYSANGNDVETTIVNGEILMLDGEILTLDEEKVIAEAERVSEKLA, encoded by the coding sequence ATGAGCGTTCTCATCAGGAACGGTCACGTTATCTACGGCGAGGACTTCGAGATAGTTAAGGCCGATGTTCTAATCGAGGGGAACAGGATAGCTAAGGTCGCAAAGGGCATAAACGAGGGCGCCGACACGGTTATAGATGCCAAAGGAAGGGTTGTTTCTCCGGCCTTCGTTAACTTACACACCCACTCCCCGATGGGCCTCTTCCGCGGTCTGGCCGACGACCTTCCGCTGATGGACTGGCTTCAGAACCACATCTGGCCGCGCGAGGCGAAGCTGACGCGGGAATACACGAAGGTCGGCGCCTACCTCGGCGCTTTGGAGATGATAAAGTCGGGAACAGGAACCTTCCTCGACATGTACTTCTTCATGGACGCGGTTGCAGAGGTCGTCGAGGAATCTGGCCTTAGGGGCTACCTCTCCTACGGGATGATAGACCTTGGTGACCCGGAAAAGACCGAGAAAGAGCTCAAGGAAGCGCTCAGGACGATGGAGTTCATCGAGAAGCTCAACTCGGACAGGGTTCAGTTCGTCTTTGGTCCCCACGCGCCTTACACCTGCTCGATAGCCCTGCTGAAAGAGGTCAGAAGGCTCGCGAGCGAGCACAACAAGCTGATAACCATCCACGTAAGCGAGACGATGGCCGAGATAGGCCAGATAACCGAGCGCTATGGAAAGAGTCCGGTCGTTCTCCTCGACGACATCGGCTTCCTTGGTAGGGACGTGATAATAGCGCACGGCGTCTGGCTCGACAGCAGGGACATCCAAATTCTGGCCAGAAACGGCGTTACCGTCGCTCACAACCCGGGAAGCAACATGAAGCTTGCCAGCGGCGTCATGCCCCTTCAAAAGCTCCTCAACGCCGGCGTTAACATCGGCCTCGGCACTGACGGGGCCGCGAGCAACAACAACCTCGACATGCTCGATGAGATGAAGTTAGCAGCGCTCCTCCACAAGGTTCACAACCTCGACCCCACCGTTGCCGACGCCGAGACAGTCTTCAGGATGGCGACGCTCAACGGTGCAAAGGCCCTCGGGATAAATGCCGGCGCCATAAAGGAGGGCTACCTCGCCGACATCGCGATAATCGACTTCAACCAGCCCCACCTCAGGCCGGTAAACAACGTGATAAGCCACCTCGTCTACTCCGCCAACGGAAACGACGTCGAAACAACCATCGTGAACGGCGAAATCTTGATGCTCGATGGCGAAATCCTAACCCTTGACGAGGAAAAGGTCATTGCCGAGGCTGAGAGGGTCTCCGAAAAGCTTGCCTGA
- a CDS encoding [protein ADP-ribosylglutamate] hydrolase — protein sequence MRFEIVRGDITRFPAEAIVNAANRYLEHGGGVAYAIAKAAAGDVREYIRISKEAMREQLGKSSIEHGEVVVTPAIRLEQYGIKYVIHTVGPYCGGVWDEDKKEKLKKAILGALRKAEELGIRSIAFPAVSAGIYGCPLEEVVKTFKEVVGEFGKEEGSVERVYLVLYSKEDYERALKVT from the coding sequence ATGAGGTTTGAAATAGTCCGCGGCGATATAACCCGCTTTCCGGCCGAGGCCATAGTGAACGCTGCGAACCGCTATTTGGAACATGGCGGTGGTGTCGCCTACGCTATAGCCAAGGCAGCCGCTGGGGACGTGAGAGAGTACATTCGGATAAGCAAAGAGGCAATGAGAGAACAGCTTGGAAAAAGCTCCATCGAACACGGGGAGGTCGTGGTTACCCCCGCAATAAGGCTCGAGCAGTACGGAATTAAATACGTCATACACACCGTCGGCCCCTATTGTGGTGGCGTCTGGGACGAAGACAAGAAAGAGAAGCTCAAAAAAGCCATTCTCGGCGCGTTAAGGAAAGCTGAGGAACTCGGGATCAGAAGCATAGCCTTCCCGGCGGTAAGCGCTGGCATCTACGGCTGCCCGCTTGAGGAGGTCGTGAAGACTTTTAAGGAGGTCGTTGGGGAGTTTGGGAAGGAAGAGGGGAGCGTTGAGAGGGTTTATCTGGTGCTCTACTCTAAGGAAGATTACGAGAGGGCGTTGAAAGTTACTTGA